The Dermacentor variabilis isolate Ectoservices unplaced genomic scaffold, ASM5094787v1 scaffold_12, whole genome shotgun sequence sequence CGACGCATGAAGTTCACAAGGTTGCAAGGTTACCTTTTTCACAAACAAATTGTTTTCAAACAGAGGCCTTCTGCTCACCCATTTCGAAGCTACCAGCACGTTGCATGCTTAATAGTGAAAATGTATACCCTAATAAGGTCCCTTAACTTTTCTTTAGCTCGCGCACTGCTTCTGTTTGTGCAAAACAAGTGCATTTGCATGAGTCTTTTTCTTCTGCTCTCGCAAGATCTGTAACCTTGTTTCAGGAATTCTGAAGAAGACGGCCCTCTACCGCAACCTGGAGAAAGTCGCCCAAGGCCATGAATACGTTATCTATGGCGACCCAGCCTATACACTCGGTGGACACTCggagtggacacggcagcaccgccGTGACGATGTCGCCTGACGTACCGCTGTTCATGCAGGTTCTCTGCGCATGCCTTAGTCTCATCGCTGGAGGCGCTGCGAAACCCTTCGACGCTGGAAACAACATGCTTCGCTACGATGCTGGCCAGCCACGACACTTCTGCGCAGGCGGATACTTCGGCCAGTTTGCTGACCTCACCAGCATCCAGGGGCATCGACACGTGAATGGTCTTTTCGACTCGCCATCTGGGGGCACGATGACGTCAGGACGCATGCCCAGAAGGGATCAGCTGTATGCTATAAAAGCATGCCCTTCGCCTAccagcttcagtggacacggcagcaccgccGTGACGATGTCGCCTGACGTACCGCTGTTCATGCAGGTTCTCTGCGCATGCCTTAGTCTCATCGCTGGAGGCGCTGCGAAACCCTTCGACGCTGGAAACAACATGCTTCGCTACGATGCTGGCCAGCCACGACACTTCTGCGCAGGCGGATACTTCGGCCAGTTTGCTGACCTCACCAGCATCCAGGGGCATCGACACGTGAATGGTCTTTTCGACTCGCCATCTGGGGGCACGATGACGTCAGGACGCATGCCCAGAAGGGATCAGCTGTATGCTATAAAGGCATGCCCTTCGCCTAccagcttcagtggacacggcagcaccgccGTGACGATGTCGCCTGACGTACCGCTGTTCATGCAGGTTGGTAACCGAAAATATGGCTTCCGTAGTGATGTTCTGGGTCTTatagtgctgccgtgtccacaggCTGTCGTTGACTGTATAAGCGACTGTTTTTCTATTGCGGCCCTGTTGTTGAGTCTCTCTGGGGACGTGGAGAAAAATCCAGGTCCAATAACAGAAGTAATGTGCAGGGAAATGCTCCAAAACCAGAAAGACATTTTGTCTAAACTCACGGCGGTTCAAGACAAGCAAGA is a genomic window containing:
- the LOC142566173 gene encoding uncharacterized protein LOC142566173, with the translated sequence MLRYDAGQPRHFCAGGYFGQFADLTSIQGHRHVNGLFDSPSGGTMTSGRMPRRDQLYAIKACPSPTSFSGHGSTAVTMSPDVPLFMQVLCACLSLIAGGAAKPFDAGNNMLRYDAGQPRHFCAGGYFGQFADLTSIQGHRHVNGLFDSPSGGTMTSGRMPRRDQLYAIKACPSPTSFSGHGSTAVTMSPDVPLFMQVGNRKYGFRSDVLGLIVLPCPQAVVDCISDCFSIAALLLSLSGDVEKNPGPITEVMCREMLQNQKDILSKLTAVQDKQDSFETRILDMQSRILLIESKVQSLDETRNRLATLEGIVADHSVGTSTLVKHLDDLDNRSRRNNLIIRGIKEEDHENEETLLSKVKDEIFSATLKVNVSSIERIHRLGRRISGRTRPVILRVADYRDKMTVLQNCTKLRDTDYSVSEDFSKRVQGIRKKLWASASEEKKAGKKVKLLFDKLKVNNTLYSWNEELDERCKLRTDAGASDN